TTAATGTCGGAGCAGCACGAGTTGTGAAGCAACCTGTAAATAAATGTTTCTCCCCGTCCACAGAAACAATATACAGACACACGTTCTCAGTGGACGGTGAATGCGTGCAGTTTGAGATCCTCGACACTGCTGGACAggtaatttaagagggagttagatgtggcccatgtggcttaagggatcagggggtatggagagaaggcaggtacgggataccgagttggatgatcagccatgatcatattgaatggcggtgcaggctcgaagggccgaatggcctctactcctgcacctattgtctatgtttctatgtaatgtcagCCAGACCATAGCCTGGTGGAGGACACAGTACCACACCAGGCCCACACAGCCCCTCCATAAGACCATGGACAATCATCGCCTCACAGTTCACTCCTCTTCTCATCTGACACCCCTCACCTCCAGCCCTTGTCAAGCACTCAACCCATCTGACAATaatcacccctcacctgtatccacctatcacttagtagacaaaattgctggagaaactcagcgggtgtggaagcatttatggagcgaaggaaataggcaacgtttcgggtcaaatcatccccaatcagttcctgccttctccccatatcccctgactccgctattttttaagagccctgtctagctctctcttgaaagcatccagagaaccggcctccaccgccctctgaggtagagaattccacagactcaccactctctgtgagaaaaagtgtttcctcgtctccgttctaaatggcttaccccttattcttaaactgtggcccatggttctggactcccccaacatggggaacatgtttcctgtctctagtgtgtccaagccctaaacaatcttatatgttttcaatcagcccccctctcatccttctaaactccagagtgtacaagcccagctgctccattctctcagcatgacctcgtgacgaccatgctgcgagtacgagtgaggggcaacctcggcagaggtcgtgaaagtgggacaggtggtcggcatggacttggtgggctgaagggcctgtttctgcgctgtatctctagactaacaACCTTTTCTTTGCAAAGGAAGAGGATGCGATGTTAATCGAGGAGAAGATCAAATGGGCGGAGGGATTCATCATCGCCTATTCTGTGACGGACCGCTGCAGCTTCGATGAGGTCCTCCGTCTTCGCTTCCTCATCAGCCACATCCACTCCAACGTGAAGCGCTGCCACAGCGACACGCCGCCGCCCGTGGTGATTGTCGCCAACAAGAAGGACCTCCAGTACGACCGCATGGTCACCACGGACGAGGGCAGCAACATCGGGCAAGCGCTAAAGTGCCCCTTCTTCGAGGTTTCGGCCAGGGACAGCTACGAGGAGACGGTGGCGGTCTTCAGCCTGCTTTACCGGGAGGTGGCCAGCACGGGAGCCCTCTCCGCCTTCCGCAGGAAAGTCTCCTCCAAACTCATGGACAAGATCCCCAGGATCCACTCAACGGCCACCACAAGCCTGGCCTCGCGCAGTTTCAGCCTCAGCTCCATGAAGGACTTCTTAACCGATTGACTGCTCCTGCAAGACACTGcaccttgtgtgggaaggaactgcaagaccctggtcacagtttaaggataagggg
This genomic window from Leucoraja erinacea ecotype New England chromosome 37, Leri_hhj_1, whole genome shotgun sequence contains:
- the LOC129713965 gene encoding ras-related and estrogen-regulated growth inhibitor-like isoform X1, yielding MTTNFQRLPRPLKRAQQLAACRTVRVAVLGQAAVGKTAITVRFITKRFIGEYDPTLETIYRHTFSVDGECVQFEILDTAGQEEDAMLIEEKIKWAEGFIIAYSVTDRCSFDEVLRLRFLISHIHSNVKRCHSDTPPPVVIVANKKDLQYDRMVTTDEGSNIGQALKCPFFEVSARDSYEETVAVFSLLYREVASTGALSAFRRKVSSKLMDKIPRIHSTATTSLASRSFSLSSMKDFLTD
- the LOC129713965 gene encoding ras-related and estrogen-regulated growth inhibitor-like isoform X2, which encodes MTTNFQRLPRPLKRAQQLAACRTVRVAVLGQAAVGKTETIYRHTFSVDGECVQFEILDTAGQEEDAMLIEEKIKWAEGFIIAYSVTDRCSFDEVLRLRFLISHIHSNVKRCHSDTPPPVVIVANKKDLQYDRMVTTDEGSNIGQALKCPFFEVSARDSYEETVAVFSLLYREVASTGALSAFRRKVSSKLMDKIPRIHSTATTSLASRSFSLSSMKDFLTD